In a genomic window of Rhopalosiphum maidis isolate BTI-1 chromosome 4, ASM367621v3, whole genome shotgun sequence:
- the LOC113548511 gene encoding uncharacterized protein LOC113548511 encodes MDQEQAVGKSPVKKNPSGKRVDSGKRQIIINAYKSKMNSDPTKSLRIIRQELSKKLGIGATTISTTITEYNNTKKVISPCKKRVKTSFLDTFEEFERNVVRRHVHSIWFKREIPTVDKIFQVVSDDDSLPIISRTNLFRLLKKMDFKYSKRSRNSALTEKTEIVCWRRRFLEQLREYRNEGRHLYYLDETWVNAGECTSKTWIDTTIKSPRDAFLQGLTTGAVNPSGKDERLIVLNIGSEDGFVPGALLCFESKKNTRDYNDEMNGETFYEWMEGVLPRLKENCVIIMDNASYHSVKLDKAPTSQTKKGDIIKWLEDKGEVIDRPMCIPQLLQIVKRIKPQHQKYVIDELAKKHNRNILRLPPYHCELNPIELAWSSVKNYVRMNNKTYKLHYVKNLLIEGVKRVDADMWKNFISHTKKEEDKFWKIDFVVDEVLSAELVSVTLTIGDTSSDDSLSTESD; translated from the exons atgGACCAAGAACAAGCTGTAGGCAAGTctccagtaaaaaaaaatccatcagGAAAG AGAGTAGATTCTGGCAAGagacaaattataatcaatgcgTACAAGTCAAAAATGAATTCCGATCCAACAAAGTCTTTAAGAATTATCCGACAAGAACTTTCTAAAAAATTGGGCATTGGAGCAACGACAATTTCGACCACAATTACAGAATACAACAAcactaaaaaagtaatatctcCTTGCAAAAAACGTGTTAAGACATCCTTCCTCGATACATTTGAAGAGTTTGAGAGGAATGTGGTTCGTAGGCATGTACATAGTATTTGGTTCAAACGTGAAATTCCTACGGtcgacaaaatatttcaagtagtTTCCGATGACGACTCTTTACCTATTATTTCGAGGACAAATCTTTTTAggcttttgaaaaaaatggattttaaGTACAGCAAACGTAGTCGAAATAGTGCACTGACTGAAAAAACCGAAATTGTGTGTTGGCGTAGACGGTTTCTTGAACAATTGCGTGAATACCGAAATGAGGGTcgacatttatattatctggACGAGACCTGGGTTAATGCTGGTGAATGTACCAGCAAAACATGGATCGATACTACAATTAAATCACCCCGAGACGCATTCCTACAAGGTCTGACAACTGGTGCCGTAAATCCTTCAGGAAAAGATGAACGCCTTATTGTCCTGAATATAGGTTCGGAAGATGGGTTTGTCCCCGGCGCATTGTTGTGCTTCGAATCGAAAAAAAACACTAGAGATTACAATGACGAAATGAATGGGGAGACATTTTACGAATGGATGGAGGGTGTACTGCCTCGTTTAAAAGAGAACTGTGTTATCATCATGGACAATGCGTCATATCATTCTGTGAAGCTTGATAAAGCACCTACGTCGCAAACCAAGAAaggtgatataataaaatggctGGAGGATAAAGGCGAGGTTATAGACAGACCTATGTGTATACCACAACTTCTTCAAATTGTGAAAAGGATCAAGCCACAACACCAGAAATACGTAATTGACGAATTGGCAAAAAAACATAACCGTAATATACTAAGACTACCTCCATATCACTGTGAGCTCAATCCAATAGAGTTGGCTTGGTCATCCGTTAAAAATTACGTACGGATGAACAATAAGACCTATAAATTACACTATgtcaaaaatttattaattgaggGCGTCAAACGCGTGGATGCAGACATGTGGAAGAATTTTATTAGTCACACGAAGAAAGAAGAGGATAAATTTTGGAAAATCGACTTCGTCGTAGATGAAGTATTGTCTGCAGAGTTGGTGTCAGTAACTTTGACAATCGGAGATACATCATCAGACGACTCCCTCAGCACTGAATctgactaa